From Blastochloris viridis, one genomic window encodes:
- the cobS gene encoding cobaltochelatase subunit CobS has protein sequence MTPTVSTAPVPDMKVSVRQVFGIDSDLDVPAFSEAEDHVPDVDADYVFDRTTTLAILAGFAHNRRVMISGYHGTGKSTHIEQVAARLNWPCVRVNLDSHISRIDLIGKDAIVIKEGHQVTEFRDGILPWAYQNNVALVFDEYDAGRPDVMFVIQRVLESSGRLTLLDQSRVIRPHPAFRLFATANTIGLGDTTGLYHGTQQINQAQMDRWSIVTTLNYLPHDKEVEIVLAKAKSFRNDKGRDTISKMVRLADLTRNAFMNGELSTVMSPRTVITWAENADIFKELAFAFRVTFLNKCDELERPLVAEFYQRCFGHDLPESAVNVALT, from the coding sequence ATGACGCCCACTGTGTCCACGGCCCCCGTCCCCGACATGAAGGTGTCGGTCCGCCAGGTGTTCGGCATCGACAGCGATCTCGACGTGCCGGCGTTCTCCGAGGCCGAGGACCATGTGCCGGACGTCGATGCCGACTACGTGTTCGACCGCACCACCACGCTCGCCATCCTGGCCGGCTTCGCCCACAACCGTCGGGTGATGATCTCGGGCTATCACGGCACCGGCAAATCCACCCACATCGAGCAGGTTGCGGCCCGCCTCAACTGGCCGTGCGTGCGCGTCAACCTCGACAGCCACATCAGCCGCATCGATCTGATCGGCAAGGACGCCATCGTCATCAAGGAGGGCCACCAGGTCACCGAATTCCGCGATGGCATTCTGCCCTGGGCCTATCAGAACAACGTCGCGCTGGTGTTCGACGAGTACGATGCCGGCCGCCCGGACGTGATGTTCGTGATCCAGCGCGTGCTGGAATCGTCCGGCCGGCTGACGCTGCTCGACCAGAGCCGGGTGATCCGCCCTCACCCTGCCTTCCGGCTGTTCGCCACCGCCAACACCATCGGCCTTGGCGATACCACCGGGCTCTATCACGGCACCCAGCAGATCAACCAGGCCCAGATGGACCGCTGGTCGATCGTCACCACGCTGAACTATCTGCCGCACGACAAGGAAGTCGAGATCGTGCTGGCGAAAGCCAAATCGTTCCGAAACGACAAGGGGCGCGACACCATCTCCAAGATGGTCCGCTTGGCGGATCTGACCCGAAACGCCTTCATGAACGGGGAGCTCTCCACCGTGATGAGCCCGCGTACCGTGATCACCTGGGCCGAGAATGCCGATATCTTCAAGGAGCTGGCGTTCGCCTTCCGCGTCACCTTCCTCAACAAGTGCGACGAGCTTGAGCGGCCGCTGGTCGCCGAGTTCTACCAGCGCTGCTTCGGCCACGACCTGCCCGAGTCGGCGGTGAACGTCGCGCTCACCTGA
- the cobT gene encoding cobaltochelatase subunit CobT → MASDPRSGSNRGKTGARDAPTEPFKRAVETCLKSIARRPDLDVGFAPERPSVAGTRVRLPEPPRKLTLHDAEIIRGHADSIALRLACHDTAVHRRLAPDNPEARAVFEAIEQARVEAIGARRMTGVAGNLAAMLEDRYHRASFSDVTDRAEAPLADALAMMVRERLTGRAPPTGAEKVVALWRDVVEARAGRDLDKLTGRIDDQRRFAETVRDLLAALDMAEGRDTEPDEDDDDGADDKREDEQQSKSLDEEALEGVSEQDTELAADELPEGASEADDAPSSDLPEDADIGEAEDGGEPWRPRHPLPNDPRGSDYKPFTAKFDKIVHAEDLCAPDELERLRSYLDKQLSHLQGIVARLANRLQRRLLAQQNRGWDFDLEEGLLDPARLARVVIDPMHPLSFKMERDTKFRDTVVTLLIDNSGSMRGRPITVAATCADILARTLERCGVKVEILGFTTQAWKGGQSREAWLAAGKPAAPGRLNDLRHIIYKSADAPWRRARKNLGLMMREGLLKENIDGEALAWAHERTLVRPENRKILMMISDGAPVDDSTLSVNPGNYLERHLRWVIEEIETRSPVELIAIGIGHDVTRYYRRALTIVDAEELGGAMTEKLAELFEEDAAPKHRSEPRPGRRRHRAA, encoded by the coding sequence ATGGCCAGCGATCCGCGCTCAGGCTCCAACCGCGGCAAGACCGGCGCCCGCGACGCGCCGACCGAGCCGTTCAAGCGCGCGGTCGAGACCTGCCTGAAGTCGATCGCCCGCCGCCCCGACCTCGACGTCGGCTTTGCGCCGGAGCGGCCGAGCGTGGCCGGCACCCGGGTGCGGCTGCCGGAGCCGCCGCGCAAGCTGACGCTGCACGACGCCGAGATCATCCGCGGCCACGCCGATTCGATCGCGCTGCGTCTTGCCTGCCACGACACCGCCGTCCACCGCCGCCTGGCGCCGGACAACCCGGAGGCGCGCGCGGTGTTCGAGGCGATCGAGCAGGCCCGGGTCGAGGCGATCGGCGCGCGCCGCATGACCGGCGTCGCCGGCAACCTCGCCGCCATGCTGGAGGACCGCTACCACCGCGCCAGCTTCTCGGACGTCACCGACCGCGCCGAGGCGCCGCTGGCCGACGCCTTGGCGATGATGGTGCGCGAGCGCCTGACCGGCCGCGCCCCGCCGACCGGCGCGGAGAAGGTGGTGGCGCTGTGGCGCGACGTCGTCGAGGCGCGGGCCGGGCGCGATCTCGACAAGCTCACCGGCCGGATCGACGACCAGCGGCGGTTCGCCGAGACCGTGCGCGACCTGCTCGCCGCGCTCGACATGGCCGAGGGCCGCGACACCGAGCCCGACGAGGACGACGACGACGGCGCCGACGACAAGCGCGAGGACGAACAGCAGAGCAAGTCCCTCGACGAGGAAGCCCTCGAAGGCGTGAGCGAGCAGGATACCGAGCTTGCCGCCGACGAACTGCCCGAGGGCGCCAGCGAGGCCGACGACGCCCCCTCCAGCGACCTGCCGGAGGATGCCGATATCGGCGAGGCCGAGGACGGCGGCGAGCCGTGGCGGCCGCGCCACCCGCTGCCGAACGACCCGCGCGGCTCAGACTACAAGCCCTTCACGGCCAAGTTCGACAAGATCGTCCACGCCGAGGATCTGTGCGCGCCGGATGAGCTGGAGCGGCTGCGCAGCTATCTCGACAAGCAGTTGTCCCACCTGCAGGGCATCGTTGCCCGACTCGCCAACCGGCTGCAGCGGCGGCTGCTTGCCCAGCAGAACCGCGGCTGGGACTTCGACCTGGAGGAGGGCCTGCTCGATCCGGCGCGTCTTGCCCGCGTGGTGATCGACCCGATGCATCCGCTGTCGTTCAAGATGGAGCGCGACACCAAGTTCCGCGACACCGTGGTGACGCTGCTGATCGACAATTCCGGCTCGATGCGCGGCCGGCCGATCACGGTGGCGGCGACCTGCGCCGACATCCTGGCGCGCACGCTGGAGCGCTGCGGCGTCAAGGTCGAGATTCTCGGCTTCACCACCCAGGCCTGGAAGGGTGGCCAGTCGCGCGAAGCGTGGCTCGCCGCCGGCAAGCCGGCCGCGCCCGGCCGGCTCAACGACCTGCGCCACATCATCTACAAGTCGGCCGACGCGCCGTGGCGGCGGGCGCGCAAGAACCTCGGCCTGATGATGCGCGAGGGCCTCCTGAAGGAAAACATCGACGGCGAGGCATTGGCCTGGGCCCACGAGCGCACGCTGGTGCGGCCGGAAAACCGCAAGATCCTGATGATGATCTCCGACGGAGCGCCGGTCGACGACTCAACGCTGTCGGTCAACCCCGGCAACTATCTGGAGCGCCATCTGCGCTGGGTGATCGAGGAGATCGAGACCCGCTCGCCGGTCGAACTGATCGCGATCGGCATCGGCCACGACGTCACGCGCTACTATCGGCGGGCGCTGACCATCGTCGATGCCGAGGAACTGGGGGGCGCGATGACCGAGAAGCTGGCGGAACTGTTCGAGGAAGACGCCGCGCCCAAGCACCGTTCCGAGCCCCGGCCGGGCCGCCGCCGCCACCGCGCCGCGTGA
- a CDS encoding esterase-like activity of phytase family protein — protein sequence MRKVVLAVVVAAVASVGAAAVATAKPKVLPVQPEAIAVKAVPIAHFDPREPERRRFGKLEYRGGLELTAGNAAFGGWSSLRLDPTGTRMVAVSDAGVWLTGRLEYTDGRLSGLADVEIAAIRGSAGETLSRIGRADVEALAVDGTACYVGIERVHEIRRYDCSGAPFAARGIPQPVPSALKKMPRNKGLEALVAVPRGSPLGGSLIGITEAGPTDGEDALGFIIDGSRFGQFRVKLSNDFSVTDAAIAGQDLLVLERHYSLWRGVLMRLRRMALAAIVPGADVDGEVLIEAGRSQQIDNMEGLAVHTNAAGETILTMISDDNFSFLQRTLLLQFALVE from the coding sequence ATGCGCAAGGTTGTTCTCGCCGTCGTGGTCGCCGCGGTGGCATCGGTCGGCGCCGCCGCGGTTGCCACCGCCAAGCCCAAGGTGCTGCCGGTCCAGCCGGAAGCGATCGCGGTCAAGGCGGTTCCGATCGCCCACTTCGACCCGCGCGAGCCGGAGAGGCGGCGGTTCGGCAAGCTGGAATATCGCGGCGGGCTGGAACTGACCGCGGGCAACGCCGCCTTCGGCGGTTGGTCGTCGCTGCGGCTCGATCCCACCGGCACCCGGATGGTGGCGGTATCGGACGCCGGGGTGTGGCTGACCGGCCGGCTCGAATACACCGACGGCCGGCTCAGCGGCCTGGCGGATGTCGAGATCGCGGCGATACGCGGCTCGGCCGGCGAGACCTTGAGCCGCATCGGCCGCGCCGACGTCGAGGCGCTCGCGGTCGACGGCACCGCCTGCTACGTCGGCATCGAGCGGGTGCATGAGATCCGCCGCTACGATTGTTCGGGTGCGCCGTTCGCCGCCCGCGGCATCCCCCAGCCGGTGCCGTCGGCGCTGAAGAAGATGCCGCGGAACAAGGGGCTGGAGGCGCTGGTCGCGGTGCCGCGCGGGTCCCCTCTCGGCGGCAGCCTGATCGGCATCACCGAGGCCGGCCCGACCGACGGCGAAGATGCCCTGGGCTTCATCATCGACGGGTCGCGGTTCGGGCAGTTCCGCGTCAAGCTCAGCAACGACTTCTCGGTCACCGACGCGGCCATCGCCGGCCAGGACCTGTTGGTGCTGGAGCGGCACTATTCGCTGTGGCGGGGGGTGTTGATGCGGCTGCGGCGGATGGCGCTCGCGGCGATCGTGCCGGGCGCCGATGTTGACGGCGAGGTGCTGATCGAGGCCGGCCGATCGCAGCAGATCGACAACATGGAAGGGCTCGCGGTCCACACCAATGCCGCCGGCGAGACCATCCTCACCATGATCTCGGACGACAATTTCAGCTTTTTGCAACGGACGTTGCTGCTGCAGTTCGCGCTGGTCGAGTGA
- a CDS encoding DUF882 domain-containing protein, with amino-acid sequence MTLAAAAVVFGVRGTQDAIANGDTRTLSFHHTHTGESITLTYKRDGRYDDDALKKLNWFMRDWRRQEMIKMDPHLFDVVWEVYRDVDARAPVEVVCGYRAPATNSMLRSRSRGVAQFSQHTVGKAIDLFIPGVGLSAIREAGLRLQRGGVGFYPSSGSPFVHLDTASVRHWPRMTRDQLARVFPDGKTVHLPADGRPMPGYEVAARQLDQRGGASRGRTVLASRDGPDVEELTDDGRALFRSSGASANAAAAAPRRSVFAWLGGDSSDERQSARAPQAPATAEPPKPIQLAQANVPLPPARPSGMPLPLTAASSPAAAVSVRPFESTISVAQAGAPGNFAEAPRPVTQPASAMRWVSGPAGVAPAPQDTSADAPLPPSRPVRAPNDGFALASASSRPAGDLTAGVSRGLPALITNGDEPAADSTPALAYASENALPRPLPAAASTAPSRVASAAPTTAAPSRRDPAPRLTAPRTEGPGLPRLITTARLGNAAVDLRHPDTKTAAALLRGSHGALDVRFSRDPAELAADHFAGPAILALPIARFEVAALGGADGKRSTH; translated from the coding sequence CTGACGCTCGCCGCAGCCGCGGTGGTGTTCGGCGTCCGCGGAACCCAGGACGCGATCGCCAACGGCGACACGCGCACACTGTCCTTCCATCACACCCATACCGGCGAGTCGATCACCCTCACCTACAAGCGTGATGGCCGCTACGACGACGACGCGCTGAAGAAGCTGAACTGGTTCATGCGGGACTGGCGTCGCCAGGAAATGATCAAGATGGACCCGCATTTGTTCGACGTGGTGTGGGAAGTTTATCGCGACGTCGACGCCAGGGCGCCGGTCGAGGTCGTCTGCGGCTACCGCGCGCCAGCCACCAACTCCATGCTGCGCTCCCGCAGCCGCGGCGTCGCCCAGTTCTCCCAGCACACCGTGGGCAAGGCGATCGACCTGTTCATTCCGGGCGTCGGCCTGTCCGCCATCCGCGAGGCCGGCCTTCGCCTCCAGCGCGGCGGCGTCGGCTTCTATCCCAGCTCGGGCTCGCCGTTCGTTCACCTCGATACCGCCAGCGTCCGCCACTGGCCGCGCATGACCCGCGATCAGCTCGCCCGCGTGTTCCCGGACGGCAAGACGGTTCACCTTCCTGCCGACGGCCGCCCGATGCCGGGCTACGAGGTCGCCGCCCGCCAGCTCGATCAGCGCGGCGGCGCCAGCCGCGGCCGCACCGTGCTCGCCTCCCGCGACGGGCCGGACGTGGAGGAGCTGACCGACGACGGCCGCGCGCTGTTCCGCTCGAGCGGTGCCTCCGCCAATGCCGCCGCCGCGGCACCGCGCCGCAGCGTGTTCGCCTGGCTCGGCGGCGACAGTTCGGATGAGCGGCAGTCGGCCCGCGCGCCGCAGGCCCCGGCGACCGCCGAACCGCCCAAACCGATTCAACTCGCGCAGGCGAACGTGCCGCTGCCGCCGGCGCGGCCCTCCGGCATGCCGTTGCCGCTCACCGCCGCCTCGAGCCCGGCCGCCGCGGTTTCGGTTCGTCCGTTCGAATCGACCATCAGCGTCGCCCAGGCCGGCGCGCCCGGCAATTTCGCCGAGGCGCCGCGGCCGGTGACCCAGCCGGCAAGCGCGATGCGCTGGGTGAGCGGTCCCGCCGGCGTCGCGCCGGCGCCGCAGGATACCTCAGCCGACGCCCCGCTGCCGCCGTCCCGCCCCGTCCGCGCGCCGAACGACGGCTTCGCCCTGGCCTCAGCCTCGTCGCGGCCGGCAGGCGACCTCACCGCCGGCGTGTCCCGCGGCCTGCCGGCGCTGATCACCAATGGCGACGAACCCGCCGCCGATTCGACCCCGGCGCTGGCCTACGCCAGCGAGAATGCGCTGCCGCGCCCGCTGCCGGCCGCAGCTTCAACGGCACCCAGCCGGGTTGCCTCGGCGGCGCCGACCACCGCCGCTCCGTCGCGCCGCGACCCGGCGCCGCGCCTGACCGCGCCGCGCACCGAGGGGCCGGGCCTGCCGCGCCTCATCACCACCGCCCGGCTTGGCAATGCCGCGGTCGACCTGCGCCACCCCGACACCAAGACCGCCGCGGCGCTGCTGCGCGGTTCGCACGGCGCGCTCGACGTCCGCTTCAGCCGTGACCCGGCCGAACTCGCCGCCGACCACTTCGCCGGCCCGGCGATCTTGGCCCTGCCGATCGCCCGCTTCGAAGTCGCCGCCCTCGGCGGCGCCGACGGCAAGCGCTCCACGCACTGA
- a CDS encoding L,D-transpeptidase family protein, whose protein sequence is MRSGSARFFTGVAIAALLAGLLTAEARATPDTAPEPPVHAAPADADGPLFDEPEDPVAVDEVAEPDGEPPAAEAAAPAEPAAAPPPAEAAAPPPSIDALVPVPEPANVPPPGLKDIAPPVETAAPPAQPAAETATPAAAPVAQPPRPAEVVVRPTVDAAVGEALRAALTDRTAQGEDKKLREALLPVYEARGFKPLWLEQGAISPRADKVRATLADAAAEGLTPADYALPAAPEPTDAAALAATELKTSIAAVTYARHAMSGRFDPARVHPLVTPRRTIPKPDEVLAALAAAADPGAALAAYNPPHAGYRALKTILAEMRLATAPDEPARIPAGPLLRPGGRDPRVPALRARLGVAGDASATTYDPELVEAVKAFQDTHDLSPDGVVGSQTLAALHGDRTATVNDIIANMERWRWLPRELGRTHIMVNIPEFTVRIWQDGRMIHRTRVVTGKPATPTPVFSENMDYVVINPAWNVPPSIVRNEMLPLLASDPDAITRQGLEVVVNGRVVDPYEVYGVDPNRISFRQPPGERNALGRIKFMFPNQHYVYLHDTPSRSLFQRDVRAFSHGCIRVHEPLKFGEVVFDLGMPGESWPPSRIESMFGREEHIIKFRERFPVHVVYFTAMVDETGALVVRDDVYRHNAQVKALLGLEGTVRPFVRPSSPKPVSLTQPPELRPVGPPPTFLEELFGLRPPRRG, encoded by the coding sequence CCGGTTGCGGTCGATGAGGTCGCCGAGCCGGATGGCGAGCCGCCCGCGGCTGAGGCCGCAGCCCCGGCCGAGCCGGCCGCGGCACCGCCGCCCGCCGAGGCGGCAGCGCCCCCACCCTCGATCGACGCGCTGGTGCCGGTGCCCGAGCCTGCCAATGTGCCGCCGCCCGGCCTGAAGGATATCGCCCCGCCGGTCGAAACCGCAGCGCCGCCGGCCCAACCCGCCGCCGAAACCGCCACGCCGGCCGCCGCGCCGGTGGCCCAGCCGCCGCGCCCGGCCGAGGTGGTGGTTCGGCCCACCGTTGATGCCGCGGTGGGCGAGGCGCTGCGCGCGGCGCTGACCGACCGCACCGCCCAGGGCGAGGACAAGAAGCTGCGCGAGGCGCTGCTGCCGGTCTACGAGGCGCGCGGCTTCAAGCCGCTGTGGCTCGAGCAGGGCGCGATCTCGCCGCGCGCCGACAAGGTGCGCGCCACCCTGGCAGACGCCGCCGCCGAGGGGCTCACCCCCGCCGACTACGCCCTGCCCGCCGCGCCCGAGCCGACCGACGCCGCCGCACTGGCGGCGACCGAGCTGAAGACCTCGATCGCGGCGGTGACCTATGCCCGCCACGCCATGTCCGGACGGTTCGACCCGGCGCGGGTGCATCCGCTGGTGACGCCGCGCCGCACCATTCCCAAGCCCGACGAGGTGCTCGCCGCGCTGGCCGCGGCCGCCGACCCCGGCGCGGCGCTCGCCGCCTACAACCCGCCGCACGCGGGCTATCGCGCGCTGAAGACGATTCTGGCCGAGATGCGCCTTGCCACCGCGCCGGACGAGCCCGCCCGCATTCCGGCCGGACCGTTGCTGCGGCCGGGCGGCCGCGACCCGCGGGTGCCGGCGCTGCGCGCCCGGCTCGGGGTGGCCGGTGACGCGTCGGCCACGACCTACGACCCGGAGCTGGTCGAGGCGGTGAAGGCGTTCCAGGACACCCACGACCTCTCGCCCGACGGCGTGGTGGGGTCGCAGACGCTCGCCGCGCTCCATGGCGATCGGACCGCCACCGTCAACGACATCATCGCCAACATGGAGCGCTGGCGCTGGCTGCCGCGCGAGCTCGGCCGCACCCACATCATGGTGAACATCCCCGAGTTCACCGTCCGGATCTGGCAGGACGGCCGGATGATCCACCGCACCCGCGTCGTCACCGGCAAGCCGGCGACGCCGACGCCGGTGTTCAGCGAGAACATGGACTATGTGGTGATCAACCCGGCCTGGAACGTGCCGCCGTCGATCGTCCGGAACGAGATGCTGCCGCTGCTGGCCTCCGACCCCGACGCCATCACCCGTCAGGGCCTGGAGGTTGTGGTCAATGGCCGAGTGGTCGATCCTTACGAGGTCTATGGCGTCGACCCCAACCGGATCTCGTTCCGCCAGCCGCCGGGCGAGCGCAACGCGCTCGGCCGCATCAAGTTCATGTTCCCCAACCAGCACTACGTCTATCTGCACGACACCCCGTCGCGCTCGCTGTTCCAGCGCGACGTCCGCGCCTTCAGCCATGGCTGCATCCGGGTGCACGAGCCGCTCAAGTTCGGCGAAGTGGTGTTCGACCTCGGCATGCCCGGCGAGAGCTGGCCGCCCTCGCGCATCGAGTCGATGTTCGGCCGCGAGGAACACATCATCAAGTTCCGCGAGCGGTTCCCGGTGCACGTGGTCTACTTCACCGCCATGGTCGACGAAACCGGAGCGCTGGTGGTGCGCGATGACGTCTACCGCCACAACGCCCAGGTCAAGGCGCTGCTGGGCCTGGAGGGCACGGTGCGGCCGTTCGTGCGGCCGTCCTCGCCCAAGCCGGTGTCGCTGACCCAGCCGCCGGAACTGAGGCCGGTGGGACCACCGCCCACATTCCTGGAAGAGCTGTTCGGCCTTCGCCCGCCGCGCCGCGGCTGA